DNA sequence from the Agromyces aureus genome:
GGCATCGATGCCGGTCACCCCGGCGACGAGTCGCTTGGCCGCGGCCACGAACACGTTGCCCGGGCCGGTGACGCGCTGCACGGGCAGCAGGCCGAGGTCGGGCACGCCGTAGGCGAACGCGCCGATGGCACCCGCGCCACCCATGGCGTACACCTCGTCGACGCCGAGGAGCGCGGCGACCGCGGCGATGGTCGGGTGGATCCGCCCGTCGTGATCGGCCTGCGGCGGCGAGGCGAGCGCGATCGACCGCACGCCGGCGACCTGCGCCGGCACCACGTTCATGACGACGCTCGACGGGTACACGGCCTTGCCGCCCGGCACGTAGAGTCCCACGCGTTCGACGGGCTGCCAGCGCTGCTCGATGACGGCGCCCGGGGCGAGCACCGTCGTGACCGGTGCGGGGATCTGCGCGGCGCTGGCGGCGCGCACGCGCGCGATCGTGGATTCGACGGCCTCGCGCACCGCAGGGTCGAGCGCCTCGAGCGCGGCGCGCAGTTCGTCGGCCGGCACGCGGATCGCCGCGGGGCGCACCCCGTCGAACCGTTCGGCCTGATCGAGCAGCGCCGACCCGCCGTGCTCCCGCACCTCGTCGATGATGCGTCCGGCCGGTGCGAGTGCGGCCGTGACATCCGTCTCGGCGCGCGGAACGAGCGCGAGCAGTTCGGCGGGAGACGGACGGGAACCACGGAGGTCGAGGGTGCGCAGCATGATGCTCCCAGCGTACCGATCGAGCGCGCGAACGCCCGTCGGCATCGTCACAGGAGGCAGCCGGGCCCGAGCAGGCTCTTGAGTTCTCCGTAGAGGTCGGCCGTGACCTTGACGGGATACTGGCCAACCTCGAAGACTCGTCCGACGCGCCCCTTCGTGAGGGTGATCCGCACCTCGGTGTCACCCCGATGGCGTACGAGCACCTCCCGCAGCGCCTCGGTCGTCTCCTGCGTCGCCCGATGGTCGGGGACCGTGATCTTCACGATGCCGGAGTCGTCGTCCTGGCCGAGTTCCGGCGTGATGACGCTGTAGGCGTGCAGGTTCATGCCGTCGTCGCGCATGCTCACCCGGCCGCGGACGACCACGATCGAGTCGGACTGGAGCCCCGGCGCGAACTCTTGATACGCCTTGCCCATGAACATGACCGTGATCTCACCCGAGAAGTCCTCGACGGTGATCATGCCGTACTGGTTGCCGGACGCCTTCGCGACCCGGTGCTGCACGCTCGTGACGAGGCCCGCGACGGTGACGGTGTCGGCGTCCTGCGTCGAGTCGGAGGAGGTCAGGTCGAGGATGGTGGTCGAGGCGTGCTTCGCGAGCGGCACCTCGAGGCCGTCGAGCGGATGCTCGGAGACGTAGAGCCCGAGCATCTCGCGCTCGAAGGCGAGCTTCTGCTTCTTCGGCCATTCCGGGCGGTCGGGCACGAGCGATGGCGCGGAATGACGCTCGCTCTCGTCGAAGAGGCTGTCGAAGTCGAATCCGAAGTCGCCGACCTCCTCGGCCCGCTTCTCCTTCACGACCGATTCGACCGCGCTCTCGTGCACCTCGACGAGCGCCCGCCGCGTGTGCCCGAGCGAGTCGAACGCCCCGGCCTTCACCAGGGACTCGACCGTGCGCTTGTTCGCGACCTGCAGCGGCGACTTCTTAAGGAAGTCCTGGAACGACTCGAACCGGCCCTTCGCCTCGCGGGCGCCGCGGATGCCGTCGACGACGTTGAAGCCGACGTTGCGCACCGCGCCGAGGCCGAAGCGGATGTCCTCGCCGACGGCCGCGAAGTAGCCGATCGATTCGTTCACGTCGGGCGGCAGCACCTTGATGCCCATGCGGCGGCACTCGTTGAGGTAGAGCGCGAGCTTGTCGCGAGCATCGCCGACGCTCGTCAGCAGAGCCGCCATGTACTCGGCCGGGTAGTGCGCCTTGAGGTACGCCGTCCAGTAGCTGAGCACGCCGTACGCAGCCGAGTGGGCCTTGTTGAACGCGTAGTCGGAGAACGGGAGCAGGATCTCCCAGAGCTTCTGGATCGCGGCATCCGAGTACCCGTTGGCCTTCATGCCGCCCGCGAAGCCCTCGTACTGCTTGTCAAGCTCGGACTTCTTCTTCTTGCCCATCGCGCGGCGCAGGATGTCGGCCTGGCCGAGCGAGAAGCCGGCGACGCGCTGGGCGATCGCCATGACCTGCTCCTGATAGATGATCAGGCCGTAGCTCGTGTCGAGGATGTCCTTCAGCGACTCCGAGAACTCGGGGTGGATCGGCGTGATCTCCTGCAGGGCGTTCTTGCGGAGCGCGTAGTTGGTGTGCGAATTCGCGCCCATCGGGCCCGGGCGGTAGAGCGCGATGACGGCCGAGATGTCTTCGAAGTTGTCGGGCTTCATGAGGCGCAGCAGCGCGCGCATCGGGCCGCCGTCGAGCTGGAACACGCCGAGCGTGTCGCCCTTGCCGAGCAGTTCGTACGCTCCGGGGTCATCGAGGGCGAGGTCTTCGAGCACCGGTCGGATGCCGCGGTTCGCCTCGATGTTGTCGAGCGCGTCGTCGATGATGGTGAGGTTTCGCAGCCCCAGGAAGTCCATCTTGATCAGACCGAGGGACTCGCAGGCCGGGTAGTCGAACTGCGTGACGATCTGGCCGTCCTGCTCGCGCTTCATGATCGGGATGATGTCGATCAGCGGATCGCTCGACATGATCACGCCGGCCGCGTGCACGCCCCACTGGCGCTTCAGGTTCTCGAGCCCGAGCGCGGTCTCGAAGACCGTCTTCGCCTCGGGGTCGGTCTCGACGATGGCCCGGATGTCGGCGGCCTCTTTGTAGCGCGGATGCTTCGTGTCGAAGATGCCCGTGAGCGGGATGTCCTTGCCCATGACGGCCGGCGGCATCGCCTTGGTGAGCTTCTCACCCATCGAGAACGGGAAGCCGAGCACGCGCCCGGAGTCCTTCAGCGCCTGCTTCGCCTTGATCGTGCCGTAGGTGACGATCTGCGCGACGCGCTCGTCGCCGTACTTCTCGGTCACGTACCGGATGACCTCGCCGCGACGACGCTCGTCGAAGTCGACGTCGAAGTCGGGCATCGAGACACGGTCGGGGTTCAGGAACCGCTCGAAGATGAGGCCGTGCTGCAGCGGGTCGAGGTCGGTGATGCGCATCGCGTACGCGGCCATGGAGCCGGCACCCGAACCACGACCGGGTCCGACGCGGATGCCGTTGTTCTTCGACCAGTTGATGAAGTCGGCGACGACGAGGAAGTAGCCGGGGAACCCCATCTGCGAGATGACGCCGACCTCGTAGTCGGCCTGCTTTCGCACGGCGTCGGGGATGCCGTTCGGGTAGCGCACCTGGAGGCCGCGCTCGACCTCCTTCACGAACCAGCTCTGCTCGTCTTCGCCCTCGGGCACCGGGAAGCGCGGCATGTAGTTGGCGCTCGTGTTGAACTTCACGTCGCAGCGCTCGGCGATCAGCAGCGTGTTGTCGCAGGCTTCCGGGTAGTCGCGGAACACCTGCCGCATCTCGGCGGCCGTCTTGAGGTAGAACTCGTCGGCGTCGAACTTGAACCGGTTCGGGTCGTCGAGCGTCGAGCCCGACTGCACGCACAGGAGCGCCGCGTGGCTCTTGGCGTCGTGCGCGTGCGTGTAGTGCAGGTCGTTCGTCGCCACGAGCGGCAGGTCGAGCTGCTTCGCGAGTCGATGCAGGTCGGTCATGATCCGGCGCTCGATGCCGAGCCCGTGATCCATGATCTCGGCGAAGTAGTTCTCCTTGCCGAAGATGTCGCGGAAGTCGGATGCCGCTTTCACCGCTTCGTCGTACTGCCCGAGTCGCAGCCGGGTCTGCACCTCGCCCGACGGGCAGCCCGTCGTCGCGATCAGGCCCGATGCGTAGGTCGAGAGGAGCTCGCGGTCCATGCGCGGCTTGAAGTAGTAGCCCTCGAGCGACGCTCGGCTCGAGAGCCGGAAGAGGTTGTGCATGCCCGAGGTGTCCTGCGAGAGCAGCGTCATGTGCGTATAGGCACCCGATCCCGAGACGTCGTCGCCGCCGCCACCGCCCCAGCGGATGCGGGTCTTGTCGCCGCGATGCGTGCCCGGCGTGACGTAGGCCTCGGTGCCGATGATCGGCTTGATGCCGGCGTCGGTCGCCTGCTTCCAGAAGTCGTAGGCGCCGAACACGTTGCCGTGGTCGGTGACGGCGACCGCGGGCATGCCCTGCTCCGCGGCGGCGGTGACGAGTTCGCCGACCCTGGCCGCACCGTCGAGCATCGAGTACTCGCTGTGCACGTGCAGGTGGACGAAGGAATCGGTGGCCACTGGGCTCCTCTTCGGATGCTGCGGGGTGATTCTCGGGGTGGTTCTCGGGGTGCGTCGGAGGCGCGTCCGAGCTGGGTTCGAGTGTACGGCGACCTTCCGACCCTCGTCGGCGCGACCGGCTCAGTCGCCGCGGAGGGACTCGAGCGCCGCCGCGAGATCGGCCGGGTACTCCGACTCGAAGGTCACCCAGTCGCCCGTCGCCGGATGCGTCAGCGAGAGTCGGTGCGCGTGCAGCCACTGCCTGGTCAGGCCGAGCCTCGCCGAGATCGTCGGATCCGCGCCGTACATCGCATCGCCGACGCACGGATGCCGCTGGGCGGCCATGTGCACCCTGATCTGGTGGGTGCGCCCCGTCTCGAGGTGCACCTCGAGCAGGGAGGCGTACGGGAACGCCTCGAGGGTCTCGTAGTGGGTGACCGCGTGCTTGCCGTCGGAGACGACGGCGAACTTCCACTCGGAACGCGGATGCCGGCCCACTGGGGCGTCGATCGTGCCCGCGAGCGGGTCGGGATGCCCCTGCACGACCGTGTGATAGACCTTCTCGACCTCGCGGTCGTGGAACTGGCGTTTGAGTTCGGTGTACGCGCGCTCGGACTTCGCGACGACCATGAGGCCGCTCGTGCCGGCGTCGAGGCGGTGCACGATGCCCTGACGCTCCGGTGCACCGGAGGTCGAGATGCGGAATCCCGCGGCCGCGAGTGCGCCGACGACCGTCGGCCCGTCCCACCCGAGTGACGGATGCGCCGCGACGCCCGCCGGCTTGTCGACCACCACGAGATCGTCGTCGTCGTGCACGATGCCGAGATCGGGCACCGGGATCGCGACGACCTCGACCGTGCGCGGCGGCTGCCAGCTCACCTCGAGCCAGCCGCCTGCGCGGAGTCGATCGGACTTGTCGAGCGTTCGCCCGTCGAGGACGACTCCCCCTGCCGCGGCGATCTCGGCGGCCTGGGTGCGTGAGAAGCCGAGGAGCTTCGCGATGCCCTGGTCGACACGGATGCCTTCGAGCCCGTCGGGAACGGGGACGGAACGCGATTCCATGACGATCAGGCTTCGCGGGCGACCGGCGCGTTGGGCGCGCCCTGGTCGATCGAGACGTTCGAGGCCGCATCGGCGGAGCCGGGCGCGCCAGGCCGGGTGCCATCGGTCTCGGACTCGTCGTGCTTCGCGCCGCCCTTGACCTCGCGGGACCCGTCGAGGCCGACCCCGCGGATCGTGAGGATCATGAACAGCACCATGCTCGACACGATCGCCATGTCGGCGACGTTGTAGATCGCAGGGATCATCCACGGCGTCGAGATGAAGTCGACCACGTGGCCGAGCCCGAAGCTCGGCTCGCGCAGCAGCCGATCGGTCAGATTGCCGAGCACGCCGCCGAGCAGGAGCCCGAAGACCAGACCCCATGCCTTCGACCGGATGCGGCGGGCGAACCAGATGATGAACGTGATCACGCCGGCGGCGAGGATCGTGAAGATCCACGTCATGCCGCTCGCGAGCGAGAAGGCGGCGCCGGGGTTCCGGACGAAGTGCCACTGGAGCGCATCGCCGAGGACCGGCACCGTCTCGCCCTCGGTGAGGTTGGAGACGACGAGGAACTTCGTCAGCTGATCGAGCCCGTAGACCGCGAGGGCACCGAGGACGAGAACGACGAGCGCAGTCGAGGTTCCGGTCTTCGTGGCCCGCTCAGGCTCCAAAGCCCTGGAAGGTGGGCGTGGGCGCCTGCTCGTTCGACATGCCGGACGGAGTCTGGAAGCCCTGGTTGTCGGGCACCTGCACCGGAGCGGCCGTGTCGAGGTCGCGGAGCTGGCCCTCGATGTAGCTCTTCAGCTTCTGGCGGTACTCGCGCTCGAACAGGCGCAGTCCATCGACGCGCTTCTCGAGCGTCAGGCGCTCCTGGTCGAGCACGCCGATCTGGGCGCGCTGCTTGGCCTCGGCCTCGGCGACGACGCGGGCCGCCGTGGCGTGGCCTTCGGCGATGAGCGCGTCGCGCTTCTCGATGCCCTCGCGGACGTGCTCCTCGTGGAGACGGCGCGCGAGCTGGAGCAGGTTCGTGGTGCTGGTCTGCTCGTCGAGCTCGGACTGCACGGCGGGCGCCGGCACGGCGACGGCCACGGTCGCGGGCTGCGGAACCGGCTCGGCGTACACCGGCGCCTGCGCCTGCGGAGCGGAGGCTGCGGACTTCGCCGCTTCAGCGGCACGGGCCTCGGCGGCCGAGACGCGCTGGCGCAGTTCCTCGTTCTCCTGATTCAGTCGACGAAGCTCGACCACGACCTCGTCGAGGAAGTCGTCGACCTCGTCCTGGTCGTATCCCTCGCGGAACTTCGTCGCCTGGAAGCGCTTGTTGACAACATCTTCCGGAGTTAGCGCCATGGCTTCCCACCCTCACATCTTCGAACTGTTCGTTGCGTTCTGCTAAACGGTAGCAAAGTCCACTCGGATCACCCAGTGCCGCCATCGGAGGTTGCGCCGGGTTCGCAGGAGATCGTCAGGCGACCTGCGCGAGCCACGACACCACGGTCATGGCCACGATCACCACGAGCATAGCCAGCGACCACCCGAGGTCGAGCGCGACCTGCCCGATGCGGATCGGCGGGATGAGCCGCCGGAACAGCCGCACGAGTGGATCGGTGACGGTGTACACGAGTTCGACCACGACGAGCCACCCGCCCTGGGGTCGCCAGGAGCGGTTGAACGTGCGGATCAGGTCGAGCACGAACCGCGCCCACATGACGAAGAAGTACAGGACGAGCAGCGAGTAGAGGATGCTCCAGACGACGGACAACGCGCAGACCGACGACTACGCGTGCGTGAAGAACGACGCGTCCACGTCGCCTTCGGCCTCGCCGGTCTCGCCCGAGACGACGACGTGCGACGGCGAGAGCAGGAAGACCTTGCTCGTGACGCGCTCGATCTTGCCGTGGAGTCCCTGCGACAGGCCGCTGGCGAAGTCGATGAGCCGGCGGGCGTCGCCGTCGGACATCTGGGAGAGGTTGATGATGACCGGGACTCCCTCGCGGAAGGACTCGGCGATGACCTGCGCGTCACGGTACTGACGCGGGTGCACGGTGAGGATCTCGTTCATCTCCGCCTGCGGGGTGCTCGGTTGGATGTGGTTCTTGCGGAGCGGCGTGACGGCCGCACCGGTCTTGGGTGCCGGTGCGGCATGCACGACCGGCGCCGCCGCTGCCGGCGACTCTCTGGGCTCGGCCTCGAACTCCTCGTCCGCGAGGCCGAGGTAGACCATGGTCTTCTTGAGCGGGTTGGACATCGCTGCCTCCGTCTGTGTTCCGTCTCTTCGAGGCTAACCGGCGATCGGCCGATTGCCCGTGATTGCGGTGCCGATCCGCAGGTGTGTCGCGCCTTCGGCGATGGCTTCCTCGAGGTCGTGGCTCATGCCCATCGACAGATCCGCGGCCGTAGGTGCGAGCGGGCGCACGACCCGCTCCGACAGTTCGCGCACCCGGGCGAACGCCGGCCGGGCCGGCTCGCCGAGTGGCGCGACGGCCATGAGCCCGCGCAGCTCGAGTCCGGGCGTCTCGAGCACGTGCTCGACCAGCGCCCCGAGCTCACCCGGCGCGACGCCGCCGCGACCGGCGTCGTCGGTGAGGTTGACCTGCACGAAGCACTCCACCGAGTCCTCGTCGGAGCGCAGCGCGTCGACGAGCGCGGCGCGATCGATCGAGTGGATGGCCGACGCGTAGGCGCGCACTTGTCGCGCCTTCTTGCTCTGCAACTGTCCGATGAAGTGCCACCGCAGATCGAGGTCGGCGAGCTCGCCGGCCTTGGCCTGAGCCTCCTGGTGCCGGTTCTCGCCGACATCCGCGACACCGAGGGATGCGAGGTCGCGCACGAGCGAGGCCGGGTGGAACTTCGTCACCACGATGGTGCGGATGTCGGCCGCGTCGCGGTCGGCGAGGCGGGCCGCCTCGTCGACGCGCTCGGCGACGACCCGGAGTCGCGCTCGCAGGTCGTCGACTCCTGCGGAGCGCACATCGGTCACTTCAGGAAGTCGGGGATGTCGAGGTCGTCGTCGTCGGCGTCGAAGGCCGGGTCGGAGACGATCTGGTCGGCCGTCGAGGTCTCGGCGCCGCCCCAGTTGGCGGTCTCGACGAGCTCGTCGATGTCGATCTCCCCGATGACGTCGGCCGAGTCGGCCCCGCCTGCGGTGGATCCGCCGACGGAAGCACCGACGCCGACCGCGGCCGCCGCGGGCACGAGCTGCTCGCGACGCACCTCGACGGGCTTGGCACCCGGCTCGCCACCGTCGAAACCGGCGGCGATGACGGTGACGCGCACCTCGTCGCCGAGGGTGTCGTCGATGACCGCACCGAAGATGATGTTCGCCTCGGGGTGCACGGCCTCCTGCACGAGCCTGGCGGCGTCGTTGATCTCGAAGATGCCGAGGTTCGAACCGCCCTGGATGGAGAGCAGGACGCCGTGGGCGCCGTCGATCGAGGCCTCGAGCAGCGGACTCGCGACCGCGAGCTCGGCCGCCTTGATCGCACGGTCGGCTCCTCGCGAGGAGCCGATGCCCATGAGCGCGGAGCCCGCACCCTGCATGACCGACTTGACGTCGGCGAAGTCGAGGTTGATGAGTCCGGGGGTCGTGATGAGGTCGGTGATGCCCTGGACACCGGCGAGGAGCACCTGGTCGGCCGTGGCGAACGCCTCGAGCATCGAGATGCCGCGGTCGCTGATCTCGAGCAGGCGGTCGTTCGGCACCACGATGAGGGTGTCGACCTCTTCCTTCAGGCGTGCGACGCCCTGCTCCGCCTGCGTCTGGCGACGCTTGCCCTCGAAGCCGAACGGCTTGGTGACCACACCGATCGTGAGCGCGCCGATGGACTTGGCGATGCGGGCGACGACGGGTGCGCCGCCGGTGCCCGTGCCGCCGCCTTCGCCTGCGGTGACGAACACCATGTCGGCGCCGGCCAGCGCCTCTTCGATCTCTTCGGCGTGGTCCTCTGCTGCGCGACGACCGACCTCGGGGTCGGCGCCCGCGCCGAGTCCCCTGGTGAGATCGCGGCCGACGTCGAGCTTGACGTCGGCGTCGCTCATGAGCAGCGCCTGCGCATCGGTGTTGATGGCGATGAACTCGACGCCGCGGAGGCCGAGCTCGATCATGCGGTTGACGGCGTTGACGCCGCCGCCGCCGATGCCGACCACCTTGATGACGGCGAGGTAGTTCTGGTTAGTCGACATCTCCGGCCCTTCGTGCGAAACTCTGAACTTTGAACCTCAAGTCGAGGGTTAAAGTCTTGCCGAGTATGCAATTCCTGTGTTCGAAGGTATGCGGATCGCGCACCTCAGGTGGCAAGCACGCGGGCGTGTCGCGAACACCTTCGTCTCGATTGGGGCGCGCGATGAGTCGGGTGCTCGAACGAGCCTCCGATCACATCGTGACCGGACTCATCGGCGCTGAGACATCGTACAGCGACACCGAGCCCGGTGGCGCCGCACGGAGGAGGCCGTCGAGCACGTCGGCCTTGAGGCTCGACTGCTCCGCGCTGCCCCAGACGACCCTCGCATCGCCGACCTGCAACGTCACGTCGTCGGCCGTCTGCGCCGAGGCCGCGGTGACCTGCGCCCGGATCTCCGCAGGCAGACTGCGGACGACGCCGGCCACGGCACGGAAGCCGTCGCTCGCCACTCCCCCGTCGACCGTGATGAGCGGTTGCCCGTCGGGCCGCGACTCCGGCCGTTCCATGACCACGCCGGCGGCATCGACGAGCGCGAGACCGTCGGCCGTCTCGATCACGCCGACCGGTGTGCGCTCCACGATGCGCACGACGAGCGTGTCGGGCGGCACCGCCTCGGTCTGGTACGTCTCGATGAGCGGGAACCCCGACATGGCCTGCTGCACGCCGCCGCGGTCGATGAGGGCGAGCGGCGTTCCGAGCATCGGCGAGAAGGCGGCCTCGACGTCGGCGGCCGGCACCCGCGAGGCACCCTCCACCCGCACCACGCGCAAGGCCATGACGGGCGAGTAGGCGCCGATCAGCACGACCGCGACGAGCAGCGCGACCACGCCGAGCGCGACCCCCCAGGCGAGCCTGCGGCGGCGCGTGCGCACCGTGAACCGCCGAACCTCGGCACGCTCGTAGCGGCGTCGATTGCGCGTCGCCTTGGTCAGCGAGCGGCGAGCGGCCCACCCGCTCCGCACGGGCGGCGACTCGCCGTCTCCGGTACCTGCACCGGCGTCCGCCGGCCCGGTCGTGTCGTCGACCGGCGTGCGGCTCGGCTCGCGGTCCGGCGAGGCGCTCGGCGCGACGGGAGGCACGTGATCGGCTGCGAGGGGCTCGAACGCGTCGGTGAGCGCGGTCGCGGATGCCGCGGACGGCCGCGTCGCGGCATCCGCTCGCCCTGCTGCGCCAGAACTGCGGCGCTCGATGCCCGCCGTCGCCGGACCGACCGGATCAGGAGCGGCAGCACCGACAGGAGGGGCCGGAGCCGTCGGGCGCGCAGCGGATGCGTCGCGCGCCTGCATACCGGAGTCGGCCTGGCGCGGTTGCGCCGGCCGATCGAACCCCTGCGGCCGCTTCACGCGGTGGGGGTCCTCACCCGAGCTCGCGTTCGAGTGATCCGAGGAGCTGCGGCACGATGCGGTAGACGTCGCCGCATCCGAGCGTGATCACGAAGTCGCCGGCACGGGCGATCTGCGCCGTGTGATCGGCCGCCGCCTGCCAGTCGGCGATGAACGCGACGTGCTCGGGGTGCGCGAACCGGTCGCTCACGAGCGCCCCCGTGACACCGGGCACCGGGTCTTCGCGTGCACCGTACACGTCGAGGACGACGGTCTCGTCGGCGTACTGCTCGAGCACCTCGGCGAACTCGGTGGCGAAGGCCTGCGTGCGGCTGTAGGTGTGCGGCTGGTGCACGGCGATGATGCGGCCCTCGCCGACGACGGTGCGGGCGGCGGCGAGGGCCGCGGCGACCTCGGTGGGGTGGTGCGCGTAGTCGTCGTACACGCTGACGCCGCCCACTTCGCCGTGCAGCTCGAACCGACGCCCGGTGCCAGCGAACCTCGCGATGCCCGCGAGGGCGGCCGTCGGGTCGAATCCGAGCCCGACGAGCACGGCGAACGCGCCGGCCGCGTTGATCGCGTTGTGGTGTCCGGGGATCGCCAGACGAGCCTCGTAGGTCGTGCCCTTGTAGTCGACCGCGAACGCGACCGGGCCGGAGGTGACGACCGAGTGCACGCGCACGGTCGCGTCGGCCGCTTCGCCGAACGTGACGATCCGCTCGTGCGAAAGGCGCTCGCGGACCCGCGTCGCGCCCGCGTCGTCGCTCGAGATGACGACGAGCTCGCCGGCGCGGTCGGCGAACTCGACGAACGCCTGCTCGAAGGCGTCGCGCGACCCGTAGTGGTCGAGGTGATCGGGGTCGACATTCGTGATGAGCGCGACCGACGTGTCGTAGAGCAGGAACGAGCCGTCGGACTCGTCGGCCTCGACGACGAAGAGCTCGCCCTCGCCCGAGGCCGCGCTGAGGCCGAGGTCGGCGAGCACCCCGCCGTTCACGAAGCTCGGGTCGGCGCCCAGCGCCAGCAGCCCGGTCACGATCATGCCCGTCGAGGTGGTCTTGCCGTGCGCACCGGCGACCGACACGAGCCGCTGGCCCGCGATGAGCGCGGCGAGGGCCTGCGAGCGGTGCAGCACCGGCAGCCCGCGCGAGAGCGCGAGCTGGTACTCGGGGTTGTCCTGCCAGAGCGCGCCGGTCACGACGACCGTGTCGACGTCGTCGCGGAGGTTCGCCGCATCGTGCCCGATCGCGACCTCGGCGCCGAGGTCGCGCAGCGCGACCACGTTCGCCGAGTCGCGCACGTCCGACCCGGTGACGCGGTGGCCGGCACCGAGGAACAGGCGGGCGATGCCGCTCATGCCCGAGCCGCCGATGCCGACGAAGTGCACGTTGCCGAGCTCGGACGGGATCGTGGTGGACGGATCGGGCTTGATGGTCACGACGTTGCTTTCTCTGGGCTCTGGGCGGTGATGCAGAGGCCGGCGGCGACGCGCTGCGGCCGAGGTTTCGGGGTGACGGATGCCGCGGCATCCGCCACCTCCACGTTACGCGTCCGCGGCGGTGTCGTCGGCATCCGCGCCGAGGGCGGCGTCGACGAGGTCGACCATGCGGTCGGTGCCGTCTCGTCGACCCACGGATGCCGCGGCGACCGCCATGCGAGCGATGCGCGCTTCGTCGGCCAGCAGCGGAAGGACGGTCAGATCGACCCA
Encoded proteins:
- a CDS encoding RluA family pseudouridine synthase; this translates as MESRSVPVPDGLEGIRVDQGIAKLLGFSRTQAAEIAAAGGVVLDGRTLDKSDRLRAGGWLEVSWQPPRTVEVVAIPVPDLGIVHDDDDLVVVDKPAGVAAHPSLGWDGPTVVGALAAAGFRISTSGAPERQGIVHRLDAGTSGLMVVAKSERAYTELKRQFHDREVEKVYHTVVQGHPDPLAGTIDAPVGRHPRSEWKFAVVSDGKHAVTHYETLEAFPYASLLEVHLETGRTHQIRVHMAAQRHPCVGDAMYGADPTISARLGLTRQWLHAHRLSLTHPATGDWVTFESEYPADLAAALESLRGD
- a CDS encoding cell division protein SepF encodes the protein MSNPLKKTMVYLGLADEEFEAEPRESPAAAAPVVHAAPAPKTGAAVTPLRKNHIQPSTPQAEMNEILTVHPRQYRDAQVIAESFREGVPVIINLSQMSDGDARRLIDFASGLSQGLHGKIERVTSKVFLLSPSHVVVSGETGEAEGDVDASFFTHA
- a CDS encoding YggT family protein is translated as MSVVWSILYSLLVLYFFVMWARFVLDLIRTFNRSWRPQGGWLVVVELVYTVTDPLVRLFRRLIPPIRIGQVALDLGWSLAMLVVIVAMTVVSWLAQVA
- the dnaE gene encoding DNA polymerase III subunit alpha; amino-acid sequence: MLDGAARVGELVTAAAEQGMPAVAVTDHGNVFGAYDFWKQATDAGIKPIIGTEAYVTPGTHRGDKTRIRWGGGGGDDVSGSGAYTHMTLLSQDTSGMHNLFRLSSRASLEGYYFKPRMDRELLSTYASGLIATTGCPSGEVQTRLRLGQYDEAVKAASDFRDIFGKENYFAEIMDHGLGIERRIMTDLHRLAKQLDLPLVATNDLHYTHAHDAKSHAALLCVQSGSTLDDPNRFKFDADEFYLKTAAEMRQVFRDYPEACDNTLLIAERCDVKFNTSANYMPRFPVPEGEDEQSWFVKEVERGLQVRYPNGIPDAVRKQADYEVGVISQMGFPGYFLVVADFINWSKNNGIRVGPGRGSGAGSMAAYAMRITDLDPLQHGLIFERFLNPDRVSMPDFDVDFDERRRGEVIRYVTEKYGDERVAQIVTYGTIKAKQALKDSGRVLGFPFSMGEKLTKAMPPAVMGKDIPLTGIFDTKHPRYKEAADIRAIVETDPEAKTVFETALGLENLKRQWGVHAAGVIMSSDPLIDIIPIMKREQDGQIVTQFDYPACESLGLIKMDFLGLRNLTIIDDALDNIEANRGIRPVLEDLALDDPGAYELLGKGDTLGVFQLDGGPMRALLRLMKPDNFEDISAVIALYRPGPMGANSHTNYALRKNALQEITPIHPEFSESLKDILDTSYGLIIYQEQVMAIAQRVAGFSLGQADILRRAMGKKKKSELDKQYEGFAGGMKANGYSDAAIQKLWEILLPFSDYAFNKAHSAAYGVLSYWTAYLKAHYPAEYMAALLTSVGDARDKLALYLNECRRMGIKVLPPDVNESIGYFAAVGEDIRFGLGAVRNVGFNVVDGIRGAREAKGRFESFQDFLKKSPLQVANKRTVESLVKAGAFDSLGHTRRALVEVHESAVESVVKEKRAEEVGDFGFDFDSLFDESERHSAPSLVPDRPEWPKKQKLAFEREMLGLYVSEHPLDGLEVPLAKHASTTILDLTSSDSTQDADTVTVAGLVTSVQHRVAKASGNQYGMITVEDFSGEITVMFMGKAYQEFAPGLQSDSIVVVRGRVSMRDDGMNLHAYSVITPELGQDDDSGIVKITVPDHRATQETTEALREVLVRHRGDTEVRITLTKGRVGRVFEVGQYPVKVTADLYGELKSLLGPGCLL
- the lspA gene encoding signal peptidase II, which codes for MEPERATKTGTSTALVVLVLGALAVYGLDQLTKFLVVSNLTEGETVPVLGDALQWHFVRNPGAAFSLASGMTWIFTILAAGVITFIIWFARRIRSKAWGLVFGLLLGGVLGNLTDRLLREPSFGLGHVVDFISTPWMIPAIYNVADMAIVSSMVLFMILTIRGVGLDGSREVKGGAKHDESETDGTRPGAPGSADAASNVSIDQGAPNAPVAREA
- a CDS encoding DivIVA domain-containing protein; this encodes MALTPEDVVNKRFQATKFREGYDQDEVDDFLDEVVVELRRLNQENEELRQRVSAAEARAAEAAKSAASAPQAQAPVYAEPVPQPATVAVAVPAPAVQSELDEQTSTTNLLQLARRLHEEHVREGIEKRDALIAEGHATAARVVAEAEAKQRAQIGVLDQERLTLEKRVDGLRLFEREYRQKLKSYIEGQLRDLDTAAPVQVPDNQGFQTPSGMSNEQAPTPTFQGFGA
- the hisD gene encoding histidinol dehydrogenase, which translates into the protein MLRTLDLRGSRPSPAELLALVPRAETDVTAALAPAGRIIDEVREHGGSALLDQAERFDGVRPAAIRVPADELRAALEALDPAVREAVESTIARVRAASAAQIPAPVTTVLAPGAVIEQRWQPVERVGLYVPGGKAVYPSSVVMNVVPAQVAGVRSIALASPPQADHDGRIHPTIAAVAALLGVDEVYAMGGAGAIGAFAYGVPDLGLLPVQRVTGPGNVFVAAAKRLVAGVTGIDAEAGPTDILVIADASADADFVAADLVSQAEHDELAASVLVTDSAEFADAVRVRLEARVAATKHSARVRTAVEGPQSALVLVDDLEQAAAFANAFGAEHLEIQVADVDATLARIENAGAIFVGPHSPVSLGDYAAGSNHVLPTGGTARHVSGLSAATFLRPQQVVRYDEAALREVAPVIATLSTEEDLPAHGEAVTARFER
- a CDS encoding YggS family pyridoxal phosphate-dependent enzyme, whose product is MTDVRSAGVDDLRARLRVVAERVDEAARLADRDAADIRTIVVTKFHPASLVRDLASLGVADVGENRHQEAQAKAGELADLDLRWHFIGQLQSKKARQVRAYASAIHSIDRAALVDALRSDEDSVECFVQVNLTDDAGRGGVAPGELGALVEHVLETPGLELRGLMAVAPLGEPARPAFARVRELSERVVRPLAPTAADLSMGMSHDLEEAIAEGATHLRIGTAITGNRPIAG